Proteins co-encoded in one Papaver somniferum cultivar HN1 chromosome 5, ASM357369v1, whole genome shotgun sequence genomic window:
- the LOC113277711 gene encoding transcription factor ABORTED MICROSPORES-like — protein MNQVEWLRPLVRSKFWDYGVVWKLRNDETSALEWLGCCCGGAEDDIQDGGEEGHLYKPCRDLMFQHLRKSNACEAIAKLPTTITLASGIHGKVLISGKARWLRLESSSSQNEKAGTKLLIPYLGCLIELYVANNVPRDQNIIDFVISLYNTTLEQQTMNQFQDFLPSFPPLMEELKGIPVHQYLPVTTQHNFDRSYEGSSTGSIPSDDPASLDSGFNYSSQSLCASTQSGGGGIVGSYLFGQNMDLMPSCSSGLMEENEEHLKVAAGPEKHKSKNLIAERNRRTKLKERIHSLRSVVPKITKMDILSTLGDSISYIMELKNKVTDLQNELKDMEEEENYNRDELEESEEYQDPSIDTTHDIKVQVEVKRIGAKEFLLNFFGRQTQGGFLKLMEAVNSAGLTVTNANVTNFKGMASYILILAADHEEVQEQEVKDLLLNLTHSNG, from the exons ATGAATCAAGTGGAATGGTTAAGACCTCTTGTGAGATCAAAGTTTTgggattatggtgttgtttggaaaCTAAGAAATGATGAGACAAG tGCTTTGGAGTGGTTGGGTTGTTGTTGCGGTGGAGCTGAAGATGACATCCAAGATGGTGGAGAAGAAGGCCATTTATATAAACCCTGTAGAGATTTGATGTTTCAGCACTTAAGAAAATCTAATGCTTGTGAAGCCATTGCCAAGTTGCCTACTACCATTACTTTAGCTTCTGG GATCCATGGAAAAGTTCTAATATCTGGCAAAGCAAGGTGGCTCAGGCTTGAATCAAGCTCATCTCAAAAT GAAAAAGCTGGGACAAAGCTTCTCATCCCATACTTGGGTTGTCTCATAGAGCTTTATGTTGCAAACAAT GTACCCAGGGATCAGAACATCATAGACTTTGTCATTTCTTTATATAACACTACATTGGAgcaacaaactatgaaccaattcCAAGATTTTCTTCCAAGTTTTCCTCCCTTAATGGAAGAACTAAAAGGCATTCCTGTTCATCAATATCTTCCTGTTACCACTCAACACAACTTTGATCGCTCTTATGAAGGATCGTCAACAGGTTCAATACCTTCAGATGACCCTGCATCTCTTGATTCCGGTTTTAATTATAGTTCCCAAAGTCTTTGTGCATCAACACAGTCAGGTGGTGGTGGGATTGTAGGCAGTTATTTGTTTGGCCAAAATATGGATTTGATGCCGAGTTGTAGTAGTGGGTTGatggaagaaaacgaagaacatttAAAGGTTGCTGCCGGACCCGAAAAACACAAATCAAAGAACTTGATAGCAGAAAGGAATAGGAGGACTAAGCTTAAAGAAAGGATTCATTCTTTGCGTTCTGTGGTTCCAAAGATTACCAAG ATGGATATATTATCAACTCTTGGAGATTCAATCTCATATATCATGGAGTTGAAGAACAAAGTTACAGATCTTCAGAATGAGCTCAAGGACATGGAAGAAGAGGAAAACTATAACCGTGACGAGCTAGAGGAATCAGAAGAATACCAGGATCCATCGATTGACACGACACACGATATAAAGGTGCAAGTTGAAGTGAAACGGATTGGGGCGAAAGAGTTTCTACTGAATTTCTTTGGCAGACAAACTCAAGGTGGATTTCTGAAGCTGATGGAGGCTGTGAATTCAGCAGGGCTTACAGTAACCAACGCCAATGTAACGAATTTCAAAGGGATGGCTTCGTATATTCTCATTTTAGCG GCTGATCATGAGGAAGTTCAAGAACAAGAAGTGAAGGACTTGCTGCTTAATCTCACACACAGTAACGGTTGA